In one Dermochelys coriacea isolate rDerCor1 chromosome 20, rDerCor1.pri.v4, whole genome shotgun sequence genomic region, the following are encoded:
- the AQP6 gene encoding aquaporin-6: MWKEVLSVTFYRAVFSEFLATSIYVFFGLGSALRWPSALPTILQISITFNLAAATVVQIAWHVSGAHVNPAVTMAFLLGSRISLARAACYMVAQLAGGIAGAATLYGVTPAEVQGSLGINTVRSNITSGQAVAVELILTFQLVLCYFASTDRHRNANSPGTFIGLSVGLGHLIGIYFTGCSMNPARSFGPAVIVNKFTVHWIFWVGPMTGAILASLMYNVLLYPDLKSISQRLAILKGTFDREAEDMEEAKQNRQPVSLINVVQRV, encoded by the exons ATGTGGAAGGAGGTGTTGTCTGTGACCTTTTATCGGGCTGTTTTCTCAGAGTTCCTAGCCACCTCCATCTACGTCTTCTTTGGCCTGGGCTCAGCCCTCCGCTGGCCCTCAGCCCTCCCCACAATCTTACAGATCTCTATTACCTTCAACTTGGCTGCAGCTACTGTGGTCCAGATTGCCTGGCACGTCAGTGGTGCTCATGTCAACCCAGCTGTGACTATGGCCTTCCTGCTTGGCTCTCGTATCTCTTTGGCAAGAGCTGCTTGCTATATGGTTGCCCAGCTGGCTGGAGGTATCGCTGGAGCAGCCACGCTGTATGGAGTGACGCCTGCAGAGGTCCAAGGAAGCTTGGGCATTAACACG GTGCGGAGCAACATCACTTCTGGACAAGCAGTAGCTGTTGAGCTCATTCTCACCTTTCAGCTGGTTCTTTGTTATTTTGCTTCCACCGACAGACACAGAAATGCCAACTCCCCAGGCACATTCATTGGCCTGTCTGTTGGTCTGGGACACCTGATTGGG ATCTACTTCACTGGCTGCTCCATGAATCCTGCAAGATCCTTTGGCCCTGCTGTCATAGTCAATAAGTTTACTGTTCACTGG ATTTTCTGGGTGGGCCCCATGACAGGCGCGATCCTTGCTTCTCTGATGTATAATGTACTTCTCTATCCTGACCTGAAGAGTATCTCGCAGAGGCTGGCAATTCTAAAAGGCACCTTTGACAGGGAGGCAGAAGATATGGAGGAAGCAAAGCAGAACAGGCAGCCTGTGTCATTGATCAATGTCGTACAAAGGGTTTAA